In Stutzerimonas stutzeri, a genomic segment contains:
- a CDS encoding c-type cytochrome: protein MLRSLTILLLAVLAIALIGAGVVYTGVINIAADNPHALPIHALLETARERSITVRARDIEVPDLSDAELIRAGAGNYDAMCVACHLSPGSEGTELSKGLNPAPPDLTDTNRMHDPASDFWIIKHGIKATGMPAWGKSMADSNIWGLVALLEQLPSLTTMEYRALVTTSNGHQHHGGETLDHESGQPD from the coding sequence ATGCTTAGAAGTCTGACGATATTGCTGCTGGCCGTCCTCGCGATTGCCCTGATCGGAGCGGGTGTGGTGTACACCGGCGTGATCAATATCGCCGCGGACAATCCCCACGCCTTGCCGATACACGCGCTGCTGGAAACTGCTCGCGAACGTTCCATTACGGTTCGCGCCCGGGACATCGAGGTACCGGACCTGAGCGATGCAGAGCTGATCCGGGCGGGTGCGGGCAACTACGACGCCATGTGCGTCGCGTGCCATCTGTCACCGGGTAGCGAGGGCACCGAACTGAGCAAAGGACTCAATCCGGCACCACCGGACCTCACGGACACCAACCGGATGCACGATCCGGCCAGTGATTTCTGGATCATCAAGCACGGGATCAAGGCCACCGGCATGCCTGCGTGGGGCAAGAGCATGGCCGATTCGAATATCTGGGGATTGGTCGCCCTTTTGGAGCAACTGCCGTCCCTGACGACCATGGAATACCGCGCGCTGGTGACAACGAGCAACGGCCATCAACACCATGGCGGCGAGACGCTCGACCACGAGAGCGGGCAGCCTGATTAG
- a CDS encoding copper resistance system multicopper oxidase — translation MRCTSSRRTFVKGLVASGVTAGLGIWRQPVWAVARSDQPSDQGVLAGTEFDLTIDAMTVEFTDKRRTAMAINGSIPGPLLRWREGDTVTLRVRNRLPQDTSIHWHGILLPANMDGVPGFSFAGIAPDGLYEYRFKVRQSGTYWYHSHSAFQEQLGVYGPLVIDPLEPEPFEYERDYVVMLSDWTDESPARVLAKLKKQADYYNRGRRTLGDFIDDVAEQGWSETLSNRWAWAKMKMSPTDLADVSGDTYTYLLNGQAPDGNWTGLFEAAERIRLRLINGSAMTYFDFRIPGLKLTVVAVDGQYVEAVEVDELRLAVAETVDIIVAPDANEDAYTLFAQSMDRSGYARGTLAVRQGLSATVPEPDPRPELSMSDMGHGDHRSHSAGGAQSSMGPGAVGHDGMNHGEMDHGQRNHSQMNQGQMNHAEMTGMDHSAMNHDTAMSSSQMQTHPASESGNPLVDMQTMTPAAKLDDPGTGLRDNGRRVLTYADLRSAFPDPDGREPTRTIELHLTGHMERFAWSFDGIPFADAEPVRLTYGERVRFVLINDTMMHHPIHLHGMWSDLEDEHGNFKLRKHTIDMPPGSRRSYRVTADALGRWAYHCHMLMHMDLGMFREVRVEE, via the coding sequence ATGCGCTGCACCTCTTCGCGCCGCACCTTCGTCAAAGGCCTGGTCGCCAGCGGCGTTACCGCTGGGCTGGGCATCTGGCGCCAGCCGGTATGGGCCGTTGCACGGTCCGATCAGCCGAGTGATCAGGGCGTACTGGCCGGCACCGAGTTCGATCTGACCATCGATGCGATGACGGTCGAGTTCACCGACAAACGCCGCACCGCCATGGCCATCAACGGCAGCATTCCGGGCCCGCTGCTGCGCTGGCGCGAAGGCGATACCGTGACGCTGCGCGTGCGCAATCGCCTGCCGCAGGACACCTCGATCCACTGGCACGGCATCCTCCTGCCGGCCAACATGGACGGCGTACCCGGCTTCAGTTTTGCCGGCATCGCACCGGACGGCCTATACGAATACCGCTTCAAAGTGAGGCAGAGCGGGACCTATTGGTATCACAGCCACTCGGCCTTCCAGGAACAACTCGGCGTCTATGGCCCGTTGGTGATCGATCCGCTCGAACCCGAACCGTTCGAATACGAACGTGACTATGTGGTGATGCTCAGCGACTGGACCGATGAAAGCCCGGCACGGGTACTGGCCAAGCTGAAGAAACAGGCTGATTACTACAATCGCGGGCGGCGCACGCTGGGCGATTTCATCGATGACGTGGCCGAACAGGGTTGGAGCGAAACCCTGAGCAACCGCTGGGCCTGGGCGAAGATGAAGATGTCGCCGACCGATCTAGCCGATGTCAGCGGTGACACCTACACCTACCTGCTCAACGGCCAGGCGCCGGACGGTAACTGGACCGGCCTGTTCGAGGCCGCCGAGCGCATTCGCCTGCGGCTGATCAACGGCTCGGCGATGACCTATTTCGACTTCCGCATCCCTGGCCTCAAGCTCACCGTGGTCGCAGTGGACGGTCAGTATGTCGAAGCGGTTGAGGTCGACGAGCTGCGCCTGGCGGTGGCCGAAACGGTCGACATCATCGTCGCCCCGGATGCCAACGAGGACGCTTATACCCTGTTCGCCCAATCCATGGACCGCAGCGGTTATGCCCGCGGCACCCTGGCCGTGCGCCAAGGGCTGAGCGCGACGGTGCCCGAGCCCGATCCGCGGCCTGAACTGAGCATGAGCGACATGGGCCACGGCGATCACCGCTCGCATAGCGCGGGCGGCGCGCAGTCGTCGATGGGCCCTGGCGCCGTGGGGCATGACGGGATGAATCATGGCGAGATGGACCATGGGCAAAGGAATCACTCGCAGATGAATCAAGGACAGATGAATCATGCGGAAATGACCGGCATGGACCATTCGGCCATGAACCATGACACTGCCATGAGCAGCAGCCAGATGCAGACCCACCCAGCCAGCGAATCCGGCAATCCACTGGTGGACATGCAGACCATGACGCCGGCCGCCAAGCTGGACGACCCCGGCACCGGCCTGCGCGACAACGGTCGCCGTGTATTGACCTATGCCGACCTGCGCAGCGCTTTCCCCGACCCGGACGGCCGCGAGCCGACACGCACCATCGAACTGCACCTGACCGGCCACATGGAGCGCTTCGCCTGGTCATTCGATGGCATCCCCTTCGCCGATGCCGAACCGGTTCGCCTTACATATGGCGAGCGGGTGCGCTTCGTGCTGATCAACGACACCATGATGCACCACCCCATCCATTTGCACGGGATGTGGAGCGATCTGGAAGATGAGCACGGTAACTTCAAGCTGCGCAAGCACACCATCGACATGCCACCCGGATCCAGACGCAGCTACCGCGTCACCGCCGATGCCCTCGGCCGCTGGGCATATCACTGTCATATGCTGATGCACATGGACCTCGGGATGTTCCGTGAAGTCCGCGTAGAAGAATGA
- a CDS encoding heavy-metal-associated domain-containing protein, with protein sequence MSSINLQVQGMTCGACVRHVTQALNPVSGVDAIDVDLENGLVRVEGNPNSTTLLAALNDAGYPAQLASQANPAAAPTKGCGSGCGCR encoded by the coding sequence ATGAGCTCCATCAATCTTCAGGTACAGGGCATGACGTGCGGCGCTTGTGTGCGTCACGTTACCCAGGCATTGAATCCCGTTTCAGGTGTCGACGCGATCGACGTCGATCTTGAGAACGGCCTGGTTCGCGTCGAAGGCAACCCGAACAGTACGACGCTGCTCGCCGCACTGAATGACGCTGGCTACCCGGCGCAACTCGCTAGCCAGGCAAACCCCGCGGCTGCACCCACCAAGGGTTGCGGCAGCGGCTGCGGTTGTCGCTGA
- a CDS encoding heavy metal response regulator transcription factor, protein MKLLVAEDEPKTGTYLQQGLSEAGFSVDRVTSGTDALQYVLSTPYDLLILDVMMPGLDGWEVLRRVRAAGRDVPVLFLTARDRVEDRVKGLELGADDYLVKPFAFSELLARVRTLLRRGSAAALQTQLKIADLEVHLLKRRVMRAGQRIDLTAKEFALLELLLRRRGEVLPKSLIASQVWDMNFDSDTNVIEVAIRRLRAKIDDGFEPKLIHTARGMGYMLDEPDAP, encoded by the coding sequence ATGAAATTGCTGGTCGCCGAAGACGAGCCGAAAACCGGTACCTACCTTCAACAGGGCCTGAGCGAGGCGGGGTTTTCCGTCGACCGCGTCACCAGTGGCACCGATGCGCTGCAATATGTCCTGAGCACACCCTACGACCTGCTGATTCTGGATGTGATGATGCCGGGGCTGGACGGCTGGGAAGTCCTACGCAGGGTGCGAGCGGCGGGTCGGGACGTACCGGTGCTGTTTCTCACCGCGCGTGATCGCGTCGAGGATCGGGTCAAGGGCCTCGAGCTGGGGGCCGACGATTATCTGGTCAAACCCTTCGCGTTTTCCGAGTTGCTGGCTCGTGTGCGTACGCTGCTACGCCGAGGCAGCGCCGCGGCGTTGCAGACCCAACTGAAAATCGCTGATCTCGAAGTGCACTTGCTCAAACGGCGCGTCATGCGTGCCGGTCAACGTATCGACCTGACCGCCAAGGAATTCGCCCTGCTGGAACTGCTATTGCGTCGTCGCGGCGAGGTGTTACCCAAGTCGCTGATTGCTTCGCAGGTCTGGGACATGAATTTCGACAGCGACACCAACGTCATCGAGGTGGCGATTCGAAGACTTCGCGCAAAAATCGATGATGGCTTCGAGCCCAAGCTGATTCACACCGCGCGCGGCATGGGCTACATGCTCGATGAGCCGGACGCGCCATGA
- a CDS encoding copper resistance protein B, whose protein sequence is MDHTGHGAPMDHSQMNHGTVDHGDMHHGSQGSAVHPPATGIPPGQETRSPVPTIRDADRAAAFPDLPPHEMHRGGANFLFLADQLEWQDADDGSALAWDLSGWLGSDIDRLAWRSEGERTNGHTEEAELQLLWNHAISPWWETVAGIRQDFEPGTAQTWAAVGVQGMPLYGLETDVTAFIGEGGQTALRLEAEYDMLLTQRWVLQSVVEINLHGRNDESRGVGSGLSEASAGLRLRYEISRQFAPYVGVSWNRAYGNTADLRRVEGEDTNEARLVVGVRFWF, encoded by the coding sequence ATGGACCATACCGGTCATGGTGCCCCGATGGACCACAGCCAAATGAATCACGGCACAGTGGATCACGGCGATATGCACCACGGCTCCCAGGGCTCCGCCGTCCATCCGCCAGCGACCGGAATTCCACCAGGACAGGAAACCCGTTCACCGGTACCAACCATTCGCGATGCGGACCGCGCCGCAGCGTTCCCTGATTTGCCACCGCACGAGATGCATCGGGGCGGGGCGAACTTTCTATTTCTCGCCGATCAATTGGAATGGCAGGATGCCGATGACGGCAGCGCGCTGGCCTGGGACCTGTCCGGCTGGCTCGGCAGTGACATCGACCGCCTGGCCTGGCGCTCCGAAGGCGAACGCACCAATGGCCATACCGAAGAGGCCGAACTGCAGCTGCTCTGGAATCATGCCATCAGCCCCTGGTGGGAGACTGTCGCGGGCATTCGCCAGGACTTCGAACCCGGCACAGCGCAAACCTGGGCGGCCGTTGGCGTGCAGGGAATGCCACTGTATGGGTTGGAAACCGACGTCACCGCCTTCATTGGCGAAGGCGGCCAGACCGCGCTGCGCCTGGAGGCTGAATACGACATGCTGCTGACTCAGCGCTGGGTACTGCAGTCCGTTGTCGAAATCAATCTGCATGGGCGCAATGACGAATCTCGCGGCGTCGGCTCTGGCCTTAGCGAGGCCAGCGCGGGTTTGCGCCTGCGCTACGAAATCAGCCGACAATTTGCACCGTACGTGGGAGTAAGCTGGAACCGTGCCTACGGCAACACCGCCGACCTGCGGCGTGTCGAAGGTGAAGATACAAACGAGGCCCGCCTGGTGGTGGGTGTCCGATTCTGGTTTTGA
- a CDS encoding DUF411 domain-containing protein: MTITRSKLAVIAALFMAGSAQAAQVIDVHRDANCGCCKDWVKYLQANGFEVRDHVETNMSAVKQQLGVVPRLGSCHTGVIDGKFVEGHVPVAQIHELQRRQDLLGVAAPGMPAGSPGMDYGQPAQAYQVIGLTTDGKDVVIADYPAD; this comes from the coding sequence ATGACTATCACCCGATCCAAACTTGCTGTCATAGCCGCCTTGTTCATGGCTGGTAGTGCCCAGGCCGCCCAGGTCATTGACGTGCATCGCGACGCCAACTGCGGCTGTTGCAAAGACTGGGTCAAATATCTGCAGGCCAACGGCTTCGAGGTGCGCGATCACGTCGAGACCAACATGAGCGCGGTCAAACAGCAACTGGGTGTGGTACCTCGGCTGGGTTCCTGCCACACCGGCGTGATCGACGGCAAGTTCGTCGAAGGCCATGTGCCGGTCGCACAGATCCATGAGCTGCAACGTCGCCAGGATCTGCTCGGCGTAGCGGCACCCGGCATGCCGGCCGGCTCGCCCGGTATGGATTACGGCCAGCCCGCCCAGGCCTATCAGGTGATCGGCCTGACCACCGATGGCAAGGACGTGGTGATAGCGGACTATCCGGCAGATTGA